A single genomic interval of Penaeus vannamei isolate JL-2024 chromosome 33, ASM4276789v1, whole genome shotgun sequence harbors:
- the LOC113808124 gene encoding chondroitin proteoglycan 2-like, which produces MYAHPRDCSKFVTCAHSQPAILSCPSTLVFNAAKKVCDWPENVQCTSASDAECALTNVGTVTDDPVTEGNNGDNTEDCNFVCPEVEGMYSHPRDCSKFVTCAHSQPAILSCPSTLVFNAAKKVCDWPENVQCTSASDAECALTNVGTVTDDPVTEGNNGDNTEDCNFVCPEVEGMYAHPRDCSKFVTCVHSQPITLSCPSTLVFNAAKKICDWSENVQCTSASDAECVLTNVGTVTDAPVTTAPLTTAAALTTSSGECNFICPGKGLYPHPRKCSEYVSCDNSVAHVLQCPAGLHYNPTSKNCDWPQNGACSDNEEASCTLYNPRAPRTLPNPNEQICDCEYCLKPHPNDCTSYYYCAPGADAQFHACSEGLVFHPEFKQCVLQTQYPQCQPEVPPTCDPTCECLYPSEICSEYFKCTTQGIPIKYECTGGLLFNDNTYRCDLPQNVQCSETRLKRSLTYDDAPQQYVIAEECKQLEGKFAVEGNASAYYLCSHGTAHLMRCPDLAVFSSAAQDCIFMKNVRCRQLSYIKCYWIEGHRTSSTLVPSKSFRLSNEDSDSINQHTCMLMQLHSIPTHNHILGLNIMPHRVRRD; this is translated from the exons ATGTATGCTCATCCTCGTGACTGCTCCAAATTTGTAACTTGTGCCCATTCACAGCCAGCCATTCTTAGTTGTCCATCAACCCTTGTTTTCAATGCTGCTAAGAAGGTCTGCGACTGGCCTGAGAATGTACAGTGCACTTCTGCATCTGATGCTGAATGTGCTCTTACAAATGTGGGGACAGTCACTGATGACCCAGTAACTGAAGGTAATAATGGAGATAACACCGAAGATTGCAACTTTGTTTGCCCTGAAGTTGAAGGAATGTATTCTCATCCTCGTGACTGCTCCAAATTTGTAACTTGTGCCCATTCACAGCCAGCCATTCTTAGTTGTCCATCAACCCTTGTTTTCAATGCTGCTAAGAAGGTCTGCGACTGGCCTGAGAATGTACAGTGCACTTCTGCATCTGATGCTGAATGTGCTCTTACAAATGTGGGGACAGTCACTGATGACCCAGTAACTGAAGGTAATAATGGAGATAACACCGAAGATTGCAACTTTGTTTGCCCTGAAGTTGAAGGAATGTATGCTCATCCTCGTGACTGCTCCAAATTTGTAACTTGTGTCCATTCACAGCCAATTACTCTAAGCTGTCCTTCAACCCTCGTTTTCAATGCTGCTAAAAAGATCTGCGACTGGTCTGAGAATGTACAGTGCACTTCTGCATCTGATGCTGAATGTGTTCTTACAAATGTGGGGACAGTCACAGATGCCCCAGTAACAACTGCCCCTCTGACAACTGCTGCCGCTCTGACAACTTCCTCTGGCGAATGTAACTTCATATGCCCAGGGAAAGGACTGTATCCTCATCCACGCAAATGCTCTGAGTATGTTTCTTGTGACAACTCAGTGGCCCATGTTCTTCAATGCCCAGCTGGTCTTCATTACAATCCAACAAGCAAGAACTGTGACTGGCCTCAGAATGGAGCTTGCAGTGACAATGAGGAAGCATCCTGCACTTTGTATAATCCTAGAGCTCCAAGAACGCTCCCGAATCCAAACGAGCAAATTTGTGACTGCGAGTATTGTCTGAAGCCTCATCCAAATGACTgtacatcatattattattgtgca CCTGGAGCCGATGCACAGTTCCATGCCTGTTCAGAGGGTCTAGTGTTCCACCCGGAATTCAAGCAATGTGTCCTACAAACTCAGTACCCTCAATGCCAGCCAGAAGTGCCACCAACATGTGACCCAACTTGCGAGTGTCTTTACCCATCTGAAATCTGTTCAGAGTATTTCAAAT GTACCACACAAGGAATACCCATCAAGTACGAATGCACTGGAGGCCTTCTCTTCAACGACAATACCTATAGGTGTGACCTTCCTCAGAATGTACAGTGTTCTGAAACTCGTCTCAAGAGAAGCCTCACCTACGACGATGCTCCTCAACAGTATGTGATAG CTGAAGAATGCAAGCAGCTGGAGGGTAAATTCGCAGTGGAAGGCAACGCCAGCGCTTACTACCTTTGCTCTCACGGTACTGCTCACCTCATGCGCTGTCCCGACCTCGCTGTATTCAGTTCCGCCGCTCAGGACTGTATCTTCATGAA AAACGTGAGATGTCGACAATTGTCTTACATTAAATGTTATTGGATTGAGGGCCATAGAACTTCTAGTACTCTt GTTCCATCGAAGAGCTTCAGATTATCCAATGAAGATtcagactccattaatcagcacaCTTGTATGCTGATGCAACTGCATTCTATACCGACTCACAATCATATCCTCGGATTAAATATCATGCCTCACCGAGTGCGCCGTGACTGa